GCGGCGCTCGAGGAACGCCTGCGCAGTGCCAATGGACCGGTGTGGGTGATCCATGGCATCGGAACGGGCAAGCTCAAGCGCGGCCTGCGCACCTGGTTAGACACTGTTCCCTATGTGGAACGGGTCACGGATGCCGAGCAGGGGGATGGGGGGCCCGGCTGCAGCGTTGTGTGGGTGCGCTGAGTGTGATCAGTTGTTTGTCAACTTCTTGATGTTCACATCAGGTGATCTTGGAGCTCACTGGGTTTAATCCCGAGCACGAGAACACTGTTGCTCTTGTCTGTCCATTCGATACGACTGTCGTTGCCATCTGCGATGACTTTGAAGTCTCCAGAGACTTCAATGACATCTGTTGTGGGATCAAAATCCTGGATGGTGTCGAAGCCATTTCCAGCAACAAACGTGTCTTGTCCTGGCCCTCCCTCCAGGGTGTTGTTGCCAAGACCTCCAATCAATCGATCGTTGTCAGCACCTCCGTAGATCTCGTCATTACCGTGACGTCCGATGAGTTGATCATCTCCCTTCAATCCTCTCAGGACTTCATTGGCTCGTCTTCCTTTGATTTGGTCATTTCCTGAAGTTCCTATGAGAGGACTGGTTGTGGAATCATCTTTCGCTGCATCAATAGTTGTGCCAGGTGTCAAAGATATTTTTTGGTGCTTGAACGTACTCCATTTCCCTTGTTGCACCTCATTGTCATCGATGGTGTAGGCATATTGTCGGCCATCTGGGTGTTGTCCTATGAGGGCACCATGACCTCTTTCATCGACGTTAGAGGATCGATCAATAAATGTTCCGTTAATCGAGGAAAGTGGATTCTTGATATTCAGTGACGATTCGAGAGTTGGGACGTCATTATTCATTTTCATCGTGCTCATATCGCCGTGGCCTTCATGGCCTTCGTGGCTCCCATGACCATCGTGGCTGCTTCCTCCTGTGTAATAGAAGGTTTTTATTGAGGGAGATTTTTTCGATGATGGTGAATCAACCTTTAATGCAATTAGGTTGGCGAAGCTGGATTGAATCACCTGCGCATTAACTTCTTCCTGGCTTTGACTTTCTTCTGGTGTTGGAAGAATGTAGCCCGAAGAAACATCAACTGCTCCGGTATAATTGTCATCAGCGAAAGGTCTGAAATGATCTGTAAAAAGGCTTGTTGCTTTAGCGACTTTTGCTCCCTTATGAGGGTCAATGCCTTGAACAGACTTAGCACCGATTTTGCTGCCTTGTGAATTTTTTACGACATCAAAAATTAGGCGACCACTAAAGGCTTCGACGGCACCTTGACCACCTTCTCCTTGCCCAACGATGATGTCGACAAAATTGTCACTGTTGATATCGCCAGTGGCTAGGTTGATCGTGGTTTTTCCTTTTGCGTGGAAAGGTTTAATCCGGCCCATGAGCGAGTAGTCTGCGCCGCTATAAATCTCGATTATTGGCTTCATATTGCTACCTCCTATGCCCGCGACAATGTCAGCATGCCCATCACCATCAATGTCACCAACGGCCAATGAGGTTTCACTTTTGTTGGTGTAATTTATTTTTTTGAAAGGGGTTATGTCCTTCAAGACATAGTTGTTGTCTGTTCCGTCGATAAACGTTTGTGGCTTGGCTTGAATAAGTTGTTTCGGATTAGACGCGAGTTTGATATCCGCACCACCCCAGAAGTATTCCTTGCCAATGATTTCTCCGCTGGATGCCCCTTCAAATCGACCGGTACCGCCAGTTATTTGATAATGTTCGATGGCTAGATTGTTCTCGACGTCATTAACTTTATGGTATTCATCTGAGATGAGAGAGTCTTGTTTGTCTGCTGAAGTAAAGACAAATCGCCCATTGTCGTTCGAGTCAGGGATTGTTTCGCCATTTGTTCCTGTTACTTCCTTAGGGTCTGTATTGGCATTCCAGCCGACGTAACCTCCATCTTGGTTGAATACATCATTGATGTAGGTCTCACCCTCAAGATGTGAGATGCCCCAGCTTCCAGGGCCGCCAGTGCCCTTGTGATTATCGAGATCGGTTGATTTTTTGTCTGAATAGACATCTGCACTTACAGCAAGTTTCTTGAGATTGCCTTCTGTACTGATTACATCAGACTCCAATGCGTCTTTCGCTACAGGTGCAAAACCTGCAAACTTGTAATGTCCTGTTGCCGCTTGCTTAACAGCATCTCCATCAAAGATGCGGATCTTGTAGTTTGCATCAGTGGATTTTTGTCTTTGTATTGTCGCAATGTCGGTAATATTGTCGCTGTATCCTTTTGTTCCGCTTTTGTAGTTTGTATCATTCTTAAGATCGCTTTGGCTAAAGAAGTTTCCGTAATTAATGTCGCCTATGGCAACGTTAAAGTTTTCGTTGTCAGACTCGTTTTTATAGGGTTTGAGTTCAAAGTTGGCTGAAGTATCATTCCCAAGACTAAGATCAACAGATTGACTTGCCAGTTTGGGACCTATAAATGTTGAATCAGTGTTGAGTATGACTTTGACTGCCTGCATCATTCCTGCATCTTCATGGAAGAGGATATGGCAGTGATTTACATACGCCCCTGGAAAATCCTCAAAACGCATCCGGATTTTCGTTGAAAAAGGCTTGCTTCGCTTGTTTTTTACGGCAGCAGCTTGTCCGTAAGGATTATCGGCTGTCTGGGTTCCATCGAGGTAGGCAGCTCCGAGTACAACAGTGTCGGAGAGTTGATTTGTTGGGTAGGCTGTGATTTCGTCTGTAGTTAGGCCATTGATTTCGGTGACGACAAAATCATTTTGGTGGATGTGGAATGGGTGAGCTTCTCCCCACTCTCCTTTGCTGTCTCCATAGGATTTATTGACAATACTCCATTCTTCCGTTGTACCCAACATGGGTAACGCCACCACAGTCTGCTGCTGAGGGGTGTGGCCAAAATAACGTCCATTGACTCTGTAAGCACCTTCAAAATCCTGGGGATTATTATCCGATGGAGGGAATGACCCAACTCCACCCTCACCGAAGTAATTGTAAACAGGCTTGCCATCGGCATCTTTAAGAAAGGCACTCCATACAAATTCTCGTTGATTAATCTGGCCAGCTTCAAGTTGCGCGGAAGTTTCCTTCATCCACTTGTTGATTTCTTTCTGCTCCTTTTTGATATAATTCCAGGGCTTCGGATAATCTGGTTTCTTGGATATTGATTTGCCACTAACATCTACAGTTGCTAATACTTGAGGCCCCCAAACCAGGTGACCATCATTAAAGCCATAATATGAGTCGCCAGCGACATTTGATTTTGATTTTTTGTTGGTGTTTGTATTTGTTATTTCTGGTGCAAGATCTTTGCCAAGAATCTCATCAGTACCATTGCTTAGAAAATAATACTTCCCTGGCTTGGTAAACGCATGCTGCAGAGTCATGCGGGCACCTGGTGCCATGACCGGCGTTTCCGTGGAGCTTGTTAGCCCTTCTTTGGCTGCTCC
The Synechococcus sp. PROS-U-1 DNA segment above includes these coding regions:
- a CDS encoding multicopper oxidase domain-containing protein — its product is MPLLRDTYTIGTRLHSSWSEAFDPDAFLKVLPHPDVKVPYDSAWQEWQKGQSGYKKGKYTYEHPKGLYYSSWGPEIDEVDIELTLSSFNEINIPGLGKLTASDAEDTSVYNNDFQLYNGETGLTHGPLIVVDPGDTIKVKLINDLPEDKTYSYYDDTNLHTHGLHVSAQGDSDNVLISIDRGETWETEIKVPDDHFVGPDWYHPHLHGATNVQVSKGLAGPLLIQPSTEESNDLRKFDPVKDPVYWMNLQTWSLQQELRPASDNDPVNQDPNGTAYAIAAPPEFTVDNEGNSIYKISDAGYIGYNYMPFGYDKESPLDGNPHYGFGLNGTPIENIIHTVNGQYNPTIDAKVGEWNLFGFLNFTVNSHYVIQLVREHNGKFSLEDFELVAVDGDVAGAAKEGLTSSTETPVMAPGARMTLQHAFTKPGKYYFLSNGTDEILGKDLAPEITNTNTNKKSKSNVAGDSYYGFNDGHLVWGPQVLATVDVSGKSISKKPDYPKPWNYIKKEQKEINKWMKETSAQLEAGQINQREFVWSAFLKDADGKPVYNYFGEGGVGSFPPSDNNPQDFEGAYRVNGRYFGHTPQQQTVVALPMLGTTEEWSIVNKSYGDSKGEWGEAHPFHIHQNDFVVTEINGLTTDEITAYPTNQLSDTVVLGAAYLDGTQTADNPYGQAAAVKNKRSKPFSTKIRMRFEDFPGAYVNHCHILFHEDAGMMQAVKVILNTDSTFIGPKLASQSVDLSLGNDTSANFELKPYKNESDNENFNVAIGDINYGNFFSQSDLKNDTNYKSGTKGYSDNITDIATIQRQKSTDANYKIRIFDGDAVKQAATGHYKFAGFAPVAKDALESDVISTEGNLKKLAVSADVYSDKKSTDLDNHKGTGGPGSWGISHLEGETYINDVFNQDGGYVGWNANTDPKEVTGTNGETIPDSNDNGRFVFTSADKQDSLISDEYHKVNDVENNLAIEHYQITGGTGRFEGASSGEIIGKEYFWGGADIKLASNPKQLIQAKPQTFIDGTDNNYVLKDITPFKKINYTNKSETSLAVGDIDGDGHADIVAGIGGSNMKPIIEIYSGADYSLMGRIKPFHAKGKTTINLATGDINSDNFVDIIVGQGEGGQGAVEAFSGRLIFDVVKNSQGSKIGAKSVQGIDPHKGAKVAKATSLFTDHFRPFADDNYTGAVDVSSGYILPTPEESQSQEEVNAQVIQSSFANLIALKVDSPSSKKSPSIKTFYYTGGSSHDGHGSHEGHEGHGDMSTMKMNNDVPTLESSLNIKNPLSSINGTFIDRSSNVDERGHGALIGQHPDGRQYAYTIDDNEVQQGKWSTFKHQKISLTPGTTIDAAKDDSTTSPLIGTSGNDQIKGRRANEVLRGLKGDDQLIGRHGNDEIYGGADNDRLIGGLGNNTLEGGPGQDTFVAGNGFDTIQDFDPTTDVIEVSGDFKVIADGNDSRIEWTDKSNSVLVLGIKPSELQDHLM